One Brassica napus cultivar Da-Ae chromosome A1, Da-Ae, whole genome shotgun sequence genomic region harbors:
- the BNAA01G10340D gene encoding uncharacterized N-acetyltransferase ycf52: MVFAVCVGNASLVSMELRWVRRSKCDDAASALPRSIPIFISTLKKDINLEELRQLYSRCDHSCDRLSKNGSGIVDMKKLRTAISRSDVVVSVFCKPHHTALVEDDEQESLSSKQNKDESSLGDMFQDVLPLTPSNGQLVGFGRAYSDYGLTASIHDLMVLPSLQRMGIGKLIVNRITRLLTSRDIYDIAALCFEHERPFFKACGFADDRMGSTTMMFTKSLEA; this comes from the exons ATGGTTTTTGCGGTTTGTGTTGGTAATGCATCTCTTGTATCTATGGAACTGAGGTGGGTGAGAAGAAGCAAATGTGATGATGCTGCATCTGCATTGCCTCGTTCGATACCAATTTTTATCTCTACCTTGAAGAAAGACATAAACCTAGAGGAGCTGAGGCAGTTGTATTCACGTTGTGACCACTCTTGCGACCGTTTGTCTAAGAATGGTAGTGGCATCGTTGACATGAAGAAGCTCCGTACAGCTATCTCCCGCAGCGATGTTGTTGTCTCTGTGTTTTGCAAACCTCATCACACGGCTCTtgttgaagatgatgaacaagAAAGTTTGTCTTCCAAACAAAACAAGGATGAGAGTTCTCTGGGAGATATGTTTCAGGACGTGTTGCCTCTCACTCCTTCAAATGGTCAGCTTGTTGGATTCGGTCGTGCATATTCTGATTATGGCTTGACCGCTTCTATTCACGATctaatg GTTTTACCTTCACTTCAACGAATGGGGATTGGTAAACTGATTGTTAACAGAATCACCAG GCTTCTCACAAGTAGAGACATCTACGACATAGCAGCTCTCTGCTTCGAGCATGAAAG GCCATTCTTTAAAGCCTGTGGGTTTGCAGATGACAGAATGGGTTCCACAACGATGATGTTCACAAAGAGCTTAGAGGCCTGA
- the BNAA01G10330D gene encoding uncharacterized protein BNAA01G10330D — protein MAFSRQITDGKIAASTTVTKKSDVPTPRPNCCVTCLTRLIRKLKRKGRLLVTATAARRQGSSLQCRYDPMSYSLNFDGGACGRLPDDEDYYFRFYAFSSRYVTTNITKTRPPFTRETLSTSTHEFA, from the coding sequence ATGGCTTTTTCCCGGCAAATAACCGACGGCAAGATCGCTGCCTCCACCACCGTGACTAAGAAGTCCGATGTTCCTACTCCGCGGCCAAACTGCTGTGTCACGTGCCTTACGAGGCTCATCAGAAAATTAAAGAGAAAGGGGAGGTTACTGGTGACGGCGACGGCTGCTCGGAGACAGGGGAGTTCGCTGCAATGTCGGTACGATCCAATGAGCTATTCACTGAACTTTGACGGTGGCGCGTGTGGTAGACTTCCCGATGATGAGGATTATTATTTCCGGTTCTATGCGTTTTCTTCAAGATACGTTACTACTAACATTACCAAGACGAGACCACCATTTACTCGTGAAACTCTCTCTACCAGTACACATGAATTCGCGTAA
- the LOC106437545 gene encoding uncharacterized protein At4g15970, whose product MESTKGESSTLGYKFGGVSIDDGKSKPVISTDGLFGRRDMIKVVLLVTTVTLSCLLFYKSANNPLNVVSLWKTDCYSSKTINETSLTVQKREPVSELERVLMNAAMEDNTVIITALNEAWVKPNSTFDVFRESFKAGIGTEILLKHVIAVCLDKHAYDRCIEVHPHCYLINATDSDQLSGPNRFMTPGYLKLIWRRMDLLKEVLGLGYNFIFTDADILWLRDPFPRFFRDADFQITCDDYNGKPSDKNNHVNSGFTYVKANSRTLNFYKFWIRSSRKFPGKHDQDVFNLIKNKQFVLKLGINIRFLDTVYFGGFCQPSRDINVVNTMHANCCIGLDNKVNNLKAALEDWKRYVSLNTTVSETKWNIPPKCGY is encoded by the exons ATGGAGAGCACGAAAGGTGAATCTTCTACCTTGGGATACAAGTTCGGCGGAGTTAGCATTGACGACGGAAAATCTAAGCCGGTGATATCTaccgatggtttgttcggaagaAGAGACATGATTAAAGTCGTGTTGTTGGTCACGACCGTGACACTTTCTTGCCTTTTGTTCTATAAATCTGCAAATAATCCCCTCAACGTGGTGTCTCTATGGAAGACCGATTGTTATTCTTCAAAAACCATTAACGAGACTTCCTTAACG GTGCAAAAGAGGGAACCGGTTTCAGAACTAGAGAGAGTACTGATGAATGCGGCTATGGAGGATAACACGGTGATCATCACGGCGTTAAACGAAGCATGGGTCAAACCAAACTCAACTTTCGACGTGTTTCGAGAGAGTTTCAAAGCCGGTATAGGAACAGAGATACTATTGAAACACGTGATCGCGGTTTGCTTGGATAAGCATGCATACGATCGGTGCATAGAGGTTCATCCTCATTGCTACTTGATTAACGCCACAGATTCAGACCAACTCTCGGGTCCAAACCGGTTTATGACGCCTGGTTACTTGAAACTCATTTGGCGGCGAATGGATCTTCTTAAGGAAGTTCTTGGATTAGGATACAACTTCATCTTCACG GATGCAGATATCTTGTGGCTTAGAGACCCATTTCCCCGGTTCTTCCGAGACGCCGACTTTCAGATAACATGCGATGATTACAATGGAAAGCCATCAGACAAGAATAACCACGTGAACTCCGGATTCACATACGTCAAAGCAAACAGCAGAACGTTGAACTTTTACAAGTTCTGGATCAGATCGAGTCGAAAGTTCCCTGGAAAACACGATCAAGATGTGTTCAACCTCATAAAAAACAAACAGTTTGTCTTGAAACTTGGAATCAACATTAGGTTTCTTGACACGGTTTACTTTGGAGGGTTTTGCCAGCCGAGCAGGGACATCAACGTGGTTAACACAATGCATGCTAATTGTTGTATTGGTTTGGACAACAAAGTGAATAATCTAAAGGCTGCTCTTGAAGACTGGAAACGATATGTATCGTTGAATACGACCGTGTCTGAGACTAAATGGAATATTCCACCGAAGTGTGGTTATTAA
- the LOC106437517 gene encoding protein FAR1-RELATED SEQUENCE 1 isoform X1 codes for MEIDLEMSSGECDDDQRINEGLEFESKEQAFEFYKGYAKYIGFNTIIKASRRSRMSGKFIDAKFVCTRYGTKKTNEAEEEEEEEEEEEDINIPQARKRGRRTNLSSSKTDCKACLHVKKRQDGRWVIRALVKEHNHETFPSGQTTSIRESCGRGKEMKSSRKFQALEGGDVERLLSFFTDMQGENPFFFYAVDQTLRSVFWVDAKGRLDYACFSDVVSVDTTFVKNEYKLPLVAFIGVNHHGQWLLLGCGLLLDDESTKSGFVWLFKSWLKAMHGCQPRVILTKHDQTLKEAVSEALPSSRHCFNMYDTLGQMSEKVGQGFVDEINEVIYGSCEGDEFEERWCEVVDRFDVRDNDWLRSLYEDREHWVPVYMQDVSLAGMCSTDSVLDKYIQRKTTLRAFLDQYKRMMQERVEEEEKAEIDTLCKQPGLKSPSPFGKQMAELYTREMFKRFQVEVLGGVACHPKIESDEGNNKKMTFRVQDYEQNRAFVVVWSSESSEVVCSCRLFEFKGFLCRHAMIVLQMSGELSVPSRYVLKRWRKDARRREAVESDLMSRDLTKAQRYTDLCLRSLKLSEEASLSEESYNAVMNVLNEAFRKCEITSNVIHIVEESDSDVAHEEHNNNNSFNENVADTGQEHSLHEAWKETALQEQRNRYSILDDYLSAQQMSHEMGQISMMASNRNGYSTSHQNIHSLGQSITQQRLYETDQLSFRPDQVMYERLQDMGQTSFRHHPQQHCESSKHQQSNKNVSL; via the exons ATGGAGATTGATCTCGAAATGTCGTCAGGAGAATGTGATGATGATCAAAGGATCAACGAAGGTTTAGAATTTGAATCCAAAGAGCAAGCCTTTGAGTTCTACAAAGGGTACGCCAAATATATCGGTTTCAACACCATTATAAAAGCTAGCCGCCGTTCAAGAATGAGTGGGAAGTTCATCGACGCCAAGTTCGTTTGTACACGCTACGGAACCAAGAAAACAAatgaagcagaagaagaagaagaagaagaagaagaagaagaagacataaaCATCCCTCAAGCGAGAAAACGCGGGAGAAGAACAAACCTTTCTTCCTCCAAAACAGATTGTAAAGCCTGCTTACACGTCAAGAAAAGACAAGATGGGAGGTGGGTGATTCGCGCTTTGGTCAAAGAACATAACCACGAGACCTTCCCCTCTGGTCAAACCACTTCCATAAGAGAGTCTTGTGGACGTGGAAAGGAGATGAAAAGCAGCAGAAAGTTTCAAGCTTTGGAGGGTGGAGACGTTGAGAGACTCCTAAGCTTCTTTACTGATATGCAAGGTGAGAATCCTTTCTTCTTCTACGCCGTTGATCAGACTCTAAGAAGCGTCTTTTGGGTTGACGCAAAGGGGAGATTGGACTATGCTTGTTTCTCTGATGTTGTGTCTGTAGACACTACGTTCGTTAAGAACGAGTATAAGCTTCCTCTTGTGGCTTTTATTGGAGTTAACCACCATGGACAGTGGTTGTTACTTGGTTGTGGATTGTTGTTAGACGATGAGTCTACTAAATCAGGATTCGTTTGGCTTTTTAAGTCATGGTTAAAGGCGATGCACGGATGTCAACCTAGAGTTATACTCACCAAACACGACCAGACCCTCAAAGAAGCTGTCTCTGAAGCTTTGCCATCGTCTAGACATTGTTTTAACATGTATGATACTCTTGGTCAGATGTCTGAGAAGGTTGGTCAAGGCTTTGTGGATGAGATAAACGAAGTTATTTACGGTTCTTGCGAGGGAGATGAGTTTGAAGAGAGATGGTGTGAGGTGGTTGATAGGTTTGATGTGAGAGACAATGATTGGCTTCGTTCTCTGTATGAAGATAGAGAACATTGGGTTCCTGTGTATATGCAAGACGTTTCTCTAGCGGGGATGTGTAGTACAGATTCTGTTTTGGATAAGTACATTCAAAGGAAGACCACTTTGAGAGCGTTTCTTGATCAGTACAAGAGGATGATGCAAGAGAGGgttgaagaggaagagaaggcTGAGATTGATACGTTGTGTAAACAGCCTGGTTTGAAGTCTCCTTCACCGTTTGGGAAGCAGATGGCTGAGCTGTACACTCGTGAGATGTTCAAGAGGTTTCAGGTTGAGGTGTTGGGAGGTGTAGCTTGTCATCCGAAGATAGAAAGCGACGAGGGTAACAACAAGAAGATGACTTTCAGGGTTCAAGACTATGAGCAGAACCGTGCGTTCGTTGTGGTGTGGAGCTCTGAATCATCTGAAGTTGTTTGTTCGTGTAGGTTGTTTGAGTTCAAAGGGTTTCTTTGTAGACACGCGATGATTGTTCTGCAGATGTCTGGAGAACTTAGTGTTCCTTCTCGGTATGTGTTGAAGCGTTGGAGAAAAGATGCGAGAAGGAGAGAAGCTGTTGAGTCTGATCTGATGTCTAGAGATTTAACTAAGGCTCAGCGGTATACGGATCTTTGTCTCCGGTCTTTGAAGTTGAGTGAGGAAGCATCTTTATCTGAAGAGAGTTATAACGCTGTGATGAATGTGCTGAATGAAGCTTTTAGAAAGTGTGAGATCACAAGTAATGTGATACACATTGTTGAAGAGTCAGACTCTGATGTAGCTCATGAAGAacataacaacaacaactcatTTAATGAGAATGTGGCTGACACAGGACAG GAACATTCATTACATGAAGCCTGGAAAGAAACTGCTTTGCAAGAACAAAGAAACCGTTACTCGATTCTTGACGACTACCTCAGCGCTCAACAAATGTCACATGAAATG GGACAAATCAGCATGATGGCCTCAAACCGAAATGGATATTCTACTTCCCATCAAAACATACACTCACTG GGACAATCCATAACACAGCAAAGGCTTTATGAAACT GATCAATTAAGTTTCAGACCAGATCAAGTTATGTATGAAAGACTTCAGGACATG GGACAGACAAGTTTTAGACATCATCCTCAGCAACATTGCGAGTCTTCAAAACATCAACAATCCAACAAGAATGTATCTCTCTGA
- the LOC106437517 gene encoding protein FAR1-RELATED SEQUENCE 1 isoform X2, translated as MEIDLEMSSGECDDDQRINEGLEFESKEQAFEFYKGYAKYIGFNTIIKASRRSRMSGKFIDAKFVCTRYGTKKTNEAEEEEEEEEEEEDINIPQARKRGRRTNLSSSKTDCKACLHVKKRQDGRWVIRALVKEHNHETFPSGQTTSIRESCGRGKEMKSSRKFQALEGGDVERLLSFFTDMQGENPFFFYAVDQTLRSVFWVDAKGRLDYACFSDVVSVDTTFVKNEYKLPLVAFIGVNHHGQWLLLGCGLLLDDESTKSGFVWLFKSWLKAMHGCQPRVILTKHDQTLKEAVSEALPSSRHCFNMYDTLGQMSEKVGQGFVDEINEVIYGSCEGDEFEERWCEVVDRFDVRDNDWLRSLYEDREHWVPVYMQDVSLAGMCSTDSVLDKYIQRKTTLRAFLDQYKRMMQERVEEEEKAEIDTLCKQPGLKSPSPFGKQMAELYTREMFKRFQVEVLGGVACHPKIESDEGNNKKMTFRVQDYEQNRAFVVVWSSESSEVVCSCRLFEFKGFLCRHAMIVLQMSGELSVPSRYVLKRWRKDARRREAVESDLMSRDLTKAQRYTDLCLRSLKLSEEASLSEESYNAVMNVLNEAFRKCEITSNVIHIVEESDSDVAHEEHNNNNSFNENVADTGQEHSLHEAWKETALQEQRNRYSILDDYLSAQQMSHEMGQISMMASNRNGYSTSHQNIHSLGQSITQQRLYETDQLSFRPDQVMYERLQDMTSFRHHPQQHCESSKHQQSNKNVSL; from the exons ATGGAGATTGATCTCGAAATGTCGTCAGGAGAATGTGATGATGATCAAAGGATCAACGAAGGTTTAGAATTTGAATCCAAAGAGCAAGCCTTTGAGTTCTACAAAGGGTACGCCAAATATATCGGTTTCAACACCATTATAAAAGCTAGCCGCCGTTCAAGAATGAGTGGGAAGTTCATCGACGCCAAGTTCGTTTGTACACGCTACGGAACCAAGAAAACAAatgaagcagaagaagaagaagaagaagaagaagaagaagaagacataaaCATCCCTCAAGCGAGAAAACGCGGGAGAAGAACAAACCTTTCTTCCTCCAAAACAGATTGTAAAGCCTGCTTACACGTCAAGAAAAGACAAGATGGGAGGTGGGTGATTCGCGCTTTGGTCAAAGAACATAACCACGAGACCTTCCCCTCTGGTCAAACCACTTCCATAAGAGAGTCTTGTGGACGTGGAAAGGAGATGAAAAGCAGCAGAAAGTTTCAAGCTTTGGAGGGTGGAGACGTTGAGAGACTCCTAAGCTTCTTTACTGATATGCAAGGTGAGAATCCTTTCTTCTTCTACGCCGTTGATCAGACTCTAAGAAGCGTCTTTTGGGTTGACGCAAAGGGGAGATTGGACTATGCTTGTTTCTCTGATGTTGTGTCTGTAGACACTACGTTCGTTAAGAACGAGTATAAGCTTCCTCTTGTGGCTTTTATTGGAGTTAACCACCATGGACAGTGGTTGTTACTTGGTTGTGGATTGTTGTTAGACGATGAGTCTACTAAATCAGGATTCGTTTGGCTTTTTAAGTCATGGTTAAAGGCGATGCACGGATGTCAACCTAGAGTTATACTCACCAAACACGACCAGACCCTCAAAGAAGCTGTCTCTGAAGCTTTGCCATCGTCTAGACATTGTTTTAACATGTATGATACTCTTGGTCAGATGTCTGAGAAGGTTGGTCAAGGCTTTGTGGATGAGATAAACGAAGTTATTTACGGTTCTTGCGAGGGAGATGAGTTTGAAGAGAGATGGTGTGAGGTGGTTGATAGGTTTGATGTGAGAGACAATGATTGGCTTCGTTCTCTGTATGAAGATAGAGAACATTGGGTTCCTGTGTATATGCAAGACGTTTCTCTAGCGGGGATGTGTAGTACAGATTCTGTTTTGGATAAGTACATTCAAAGGAAGACCACTTTGAGAGCGTTTCTTGATCAGTACAAGAGGATGATGCAAGAGAGGgttgaagaggaagagaaggcTGAGATTGATACGTTGTGTAAACAGCCTGGTTTGAAGTCTCCTTCACCGTTTGGGAAGCAGATGGCTGAGCTGTACACTCGTGAGATGTTCAAGAGGTTTCAGGTTGAGGTGTTGGGAGGTGTAGCTTGTCATCCGAAGATAGAAAGCGACGAGGGTAACAACAAGAAGATGACTTTCAGGGTTCAAGACTATGAGCAGAACCGTGCGTTCGTTGTGGTGTGGAGCTCTGAATCATCTGAAGTTGTTTGTTCGTGTAGGTTGTTTGAGTTCAAAGGGTTTCTTTGTAGACACGCGATGATTGTTCTGCAGATGTCTGGAGAACTTAGTGTTCCTTCTCGGTATGTGTTGAAGCGTTGGAGAAAAGATGCGAGAAGGAGAGAAGCTGTTGAGTCTGATCTGATGTCTAGAGATTTAACTAAGGCTCAGCGGTATACGGATCTTTGTCTCCGGTCTTTGAAGTTGAGTGAGGAAGCATCTTTATCTGAAGAGAGTTATAACGCTGTGATGAATGTGCTGAATGAAGCTTTTAGAAAGTGTGAGATCACAAGTAATGTGATACACATTGTTGAAGAGTCAGACTCTGATGTAGCTCATGAAGAacataacaacaacaactcatTTAATGAGAATGTGGCTGACACAGGACAG GAACATTCATTACATGAAGCCTGGAAAGAAACTGCTTTGCAAGAACAAAGAAACCGTTACTCGATTCTTGACGACTACCTCAGCGCTCAACAAATGTCACATGAAATG GGACAAATCAGCATGATGGCCTCAAACCGAAATGGATATTCTACTTCCCATCAAAACATACACTCACTG GGACAATCCATAACACAGCAAAGGCTTTATGAAACT GATCAATTAAGTTTCAGACCAGATCAAGTTATGTATGAAAGACTTCAGGACATG ACAAGTTTTAGACATCATCCTCAGCAACATTGCGAGTCTTCAAAACATCAACAATCCAACAAGAATGTATCTCTCTGA
- the LOC106357938 gene encoding potassium transporter 9, translating to MAERVETSVPEGENTIEERHVGAMWELEQKLDQPMDEEATKLNTTPRDKLSMLMLLRLSFQSLGIVYGDLGTSPLYVFYNTFPDGIEDSEDVIGALSLIIYSLLLVPLIKYVFIVCKANDNGQGGTLAIYSLLCRHAKVSLIPNHQRSDENLTTYSRTLSTEGSFSAKTKKWLEGKHWRKRALLVIVLLGTCMTIGDGILTPAISVLSATGGIKVNNPKMSSDIVVVVAIVILIGLFSMQHYGTDKVGWLFAPIVFIWFLFIGATGIYNICKHDTSVLKAFSPTYIYLYFKRRGRDGWISLGGILLSITGTEALYADIAYFPLLAIQLAFTFFVFPCLLLAYCGQAAYLVNNKDHYQDAFYASIPDSVYWPMFIAATGAAIVGSQATISGTYSIVKQAVSHGCFPRVQIVHTSKKFLGQIYCPDINWILMIGCIAVTASFKNQSQIGNAYGTAVVLVMLMTTLLMVLIMLLVWRCHWSLVLIFAVLSLVVELSYFSAVIFKFIEGGWVPLIIAAISLLVMSVWHYATVKKYEFEVHSKVSMSWILGLGPSLGLVRVPGIGLVYTELARGVPHIFSHFITNLPAIHSVVVFVCVKYLPVYTVPEEERFLVKRIGPKTFRMFRCVARYGYKDLHRKDDDFETKLFNKLLSFVHIETMMEPGANSSTYSSAYSVNQTPDALVHNNNNNNHNSNNNNENNENNNMDMFSSMVDYTVSTLDTIVPVDSPHSRMSFRHSNTIEEEEEDELEFLKTCKESGVVHIMGNTVVKARSGAGLPKKIAIDYVYAFLAKVCRENSVILHVPHETLLNVGQVFYV from the exons ATGGCGGAAAGGGTAGAAACATCTGTTCCAGAAGGTGAAAACACGATAGAAGAAAGACATGTAGGAGCTATGTGGGAGCTAGAgcagaagcttgatcaacccaTGGATGAAGAAGCTACTAAGCTCAACACCACGCCCAGAGATAAG TTGTCGATGTTGATGCTACTGAGACTATCATTCCAAAGTCTAGGCATAGTTTACGGAGATTTAGGGACTTCTCCACTGTATGTGTTCTACAATACATTCCCTGATGGGATTGAAGATAGTGAAGATGTAATCGGAGCTCTTTCTTTGATCATTTACTCTCTTTTGCTTGTTCCTCTCATCAAGTATGTCTTCATTGTCTGCAAAGCTAATGACAATGGTCAAG GTGGGACTTTAGCTATATACTCGTTGCTTTGTAGACATGCTAAAGTGAGTCTAATCCCGAATCATCAACGCAGCGATGAGAATCTCACTACTTATAGTCGAACTCTATCCACTGAAGGGTCTTTCTCTGCTAAAACAAAGAAGTGGTTAGAGGGTAAACATTGGAGGAAGAGAGCTCTTCTTGTCATTGTTCTTTTAGGGACTTGTATGACCATTGGTGATGGTATCTTAACCCCAGCCATCTCCG TTCTTTCAGCTACCGGTGGGATCAAAGTCAACAATCCAAAGATGAGCAGcg ACATCGTTGTCGTTGTGGCTATCGTCATCTTAATAGGACTATTCAGTATGCAACACTACGGTACAGACAAAGTAGGCTGGCTCTTTGCACCTATCGTCTTCATTTGGTTCCTCTTCATCGGAGCCACTGGTATATACAACATATGCAAACACGACACAAGCGTTTTAAAAGCGTTCTCACCAACATACATCTACTTGTACTTCAAAAGACGAGGACGTGATGGTTGGATCTCTCTCGGTGGCATTCTTCTCAGCATTACAGGCACAGAGGCACTATACGCAGACATTGCTTACTTCCCGTTACTAGCTATACAGCTGGCCTTTACATTTTTCGTCTTCCCTTGTCTTCTTCTAGCATACTGTGGACAAGCTGCGTATCTTGTGAACAACAAAGATCATTACCAAGATGCTTTCTATGCATCTATCCCTG ATAGTGTGTATTGGCCTATGTTTATAGCGGCGACAGGAGCTGCAATCGTTGGGAGCCAAGCTACAATCTCAGGGACTTATTCTATAGTCAAGCAGGCTGTGTCTCATGGTTGTTTTCCTCGTGTTCAGATTGTTCACACTTCTAAAAAGTTCCTTGGTCAGATCTATTGCCCCGATATTAACTGGATACTGATGATTGGCTGCATCGCCGTCACCGCTAGTTTCAAGAATCAGAGCCAAATCGGAAATGCATACG GGACTGCTGTTGTGCTGGTGATGCTTATGACCACGTTGCTGATGGTGCTGATCATGCTGCTTGTGTGGAGGTGCCACTGGAGCCTTGTCCTTATATTCGCCGTCCTCTCACTGGTAGTGGAGCTTTCTTACTTCTCAGCAGTGATCTTTAAGTTTATTGAAGGAGGATGGGTTCCACTCATCATAGCAGCCATCTCTCTTCTTGTAATGTCGGTTTGGCATTACGCAACGGTCAAGAAGTATGAGTTtgaagtgcacagtaaagtttCAATGAGTTGGATACTTGGTCTTGGTCCTAGCCTCGGTCTTGTCCGTGTCCCAGGGATAGGGTTGGTCTACACGGAGTTAGCTAGAGGTGTCCCTCATATCTTCTCTCATTTCATCACTAACTTGCCAGCGATTCACTCGGTTGTTGTCTTTGTCTGCGTCAAGTACCTTCCTGTTTACACCGTCCCTGAAGAAGAGAGGTTTCTTGTCAAGAGAATCGGACCAAAGACATTCAGAATGTTCCGTTGCGTAGCTAG GTATGGTTACAAAGATCTGCATAGGAAAGACGATGATTTTGAAACCAAACTATTTAATAAACTCTTATCATTCGTCCATATCGAAACAATGATGGAGCCAGGTGCAAACTCAAGCACGTACAGCAGCGCATACTCAGTCAACCAAACACCAGATGCATTAGtccataacaacaacaacaacaaccacaacagcaacaacaacaatgagAACAATGAAAACAACAACATGGATATGTTCTCATCGATGGTGGACTACACGGTATCGACTTTAGACACCATAGTTCCCGTTGATTCTCCGCATAGCAGGATGAGTTTCAGGCATAGCAACActatagaagaagaagaggaggatgaGTTGGAGTTTTTGAAGACATGTAAAGAGTCAGGGGTTGTTCATATAATGGGAAACACTGTGGTGAAAGCAAGAAGCGGAGCAGGGCTTCCCAAAAAGATTGCGATTGATTATGTTTATGCTTTTCTTGCTAAGGTTTGTAGAGAGAATAGTGTTATCTTACATGTTCCTCATGAAACCCTTTTGAACGTTGGACAAGTcttttatgtttag
- the LOC125575899 gene encoding uncharacterized protein LOC125575899, translating to MNNNSSRAGQWLQHYEPHQVQELSPCFNGINMMPSSLGDGGGIVEAHETSGRRSRASRRAVPTTLLNANPSNFRALVQKFTGRSSGGESNRRRGPVTLDFGSPTTISKEAIFPVSGDRKSYGHDHVLNQHVNNERHVTWSGTEATTTYQLGEESNSVFDQQDHDLLREYSVNSSYDDGLDHVDYYYHDFHQATETLEEFMMSDLDL from the coding sequence aTGAACAACAACTCGTCTAGAGCAGGCCAGTGGTTACAACACTATGAACCACACCAAGTTCAAGAGCTTAGTCCATGCTTCAATGGTATTAATATGATGCCATCATCCCTCGGAGACGGCGGTGGTATTGTGGAGGCTCATGAAACGTCTGGAAGAAGATCTAGGGCTTCGAGGAGAGCCGTACCAACGACTCTTCTGAACGCAAACCCTAGCAATTTCCGAGCTCTTGTGCAGAAATTCACTGGACGCTCTTCTGGTGGTGAATCCAACCGTAGAAGGGGTCCGGTGACTCTGGATTTCGGTTCTCCAACTACAATCTCGAAAGAAGCTATctttccggtctccggagatcGAAAGAGTTATGGTCACGATCATGTGCTTAACCAGCATGTGAATAACGAGCGTCACGTGACTTGGTCAGGTACGGAAGCTACGACGACCTATCAGCTGGGTGAAGAAAGTAACTCCGTGTTTGATCAACAAGATCATGATCTTTTGAGGGAATATTCAGTGAACAGTAGTTATGATGATGGCTTGGATCATGTGGATTATTATTATCACGATTTTCACCAAGCGACGGAAACGTTGGAGGAGTTTATGATGAGCGATCTTGATTTATAA